The window AGTTCATCGCGTTCTGTGAGAACGCCGGCGACCGCGAGACGGCGGCGCTCTACCGCGACGTGATCGAGCCCGACGAGCGCCACCACCACGACCTCGGGCGCCGGCTCCTCGGGCGGCTGGCGACGACGCCGGAGGCCCAGGCGGTGGCCGAGCGCGCGGCGCGCCGGACGCTCGAGCTCGCGGAGGAGCTGCAGCGCGCGGCGCTCGCGACCGCGGGAGTCCACCACGCGCCCGGCTGCTGACCCCCTCCGCGAGTTCCGCGAGCTCACGCGCCGGCCCGAGCGGGACCTCGACCTCGGCCTCGCGGCGCTCCTCATCGCCCGGGTCGAGCACCCGGCGCTCGATCCGGGGCCCTGGCTCTCGCGCCTCGACGACCTCGCCGCGCGCTCGGGCGCCGGCCGCGCGCGCGGGCCGCGCGAGAAGCTCGACCGGCTCCGCACGTTCCTGTTCGAGGAGGAGGGTTTCCGCGGGAACGCCGGGGATTACTACGACCCGCGCAACAGCTGCCTCAACGACGTCCTCGAGCGCCGGCTCGGGATCCCGATCACCCTCTCGGTCGTCGCGATGGAGGTGGGCCGGCGCGTCGGGCTCGAGGTTGCGGGCATCGGGCTGCCGGGCCACTTCGTCGTCGGGGCGCGCGTGGGCGGCGAGATCGTCCTCGTGGACGTGTTCCACGGCGGGCGCATCTTGGACCGGGAGGACGCCGAGACGCTCGTCGCGGGCGCCGTCGGGCGCCCGGTGAGCCTCACCGACGCCCACTTCGCCCGCGCGAGCAAGGGGCAGATCGTGGGGCGCGTGCTCAGGAACCTGAAGGGCATCTACGCGAAGCGGAAGGACTGGGCCCGAGCGCTCGCGGTGATCGAGGGCATCCTGGCCGTCGAGCCCGGCGACCGGACCCACCGGAGCGAGCGCGACACGGTGCTCGCGCACCTCCAGCGGAAGCTGGCGCTCCTGAACTGAGCGTCCTGGGCCAGGGGGGCGCGGAGGTAAGCTAGAGGCATGCCGAAGGACCGCCCGGGTCCCGTCTCCCGCGCGCTCGCGTGGGCGCTGATCGTCTCGCTCCTGGCCGCGTCGTGCGCCACGCGGAACGTGCCCCCGATCGGCGCCGGCGGCAAGCCGTTCAAGCCCGAGGCCGACGAGGTGCGGCTGTGGGCCCAGGCCGAGAAAGAGGAGCAGGCGCTCCTCAAGAAGGTGAAGGCCTACGACGACCCGCTGCTCGACGAGTACCTCGGCCGCATCGGCGACCGGCTCCTGCCCGACGAGGTGCGCGCGGCCGGCGGGCCGGGGCTCCGGTTCGGCGTCATCAGCGATCCGACGCTGAACGCGTTCGCCATGCCGAACGGCCGGATCTACGTCCACTCGGGGCTCCTCTCGCGGCTCGACAACGAGGCCCAGCTCTCGATGATCCTCGGCCACGAGATGACGCACGTGGACCACCGCCACGCGCTCAAGTTCGAGCGCGACGCGATGAACAAGCAGATCCTCTACACCGTGCTCTCGGTCGCCGCGTCCATCGGCGTCGCCGTCGCCGCGGGCTCGCGCGCCAGGTCGGGCGACTACGTGGGCGCCGCCGTCCTGAGCCAGACCGCCAACGCGATCCTCGGGATCGGGCTCCAGCTCGCGGCGATCGCCGCGATCAACGGCTACGGCCGGGACCTCGAGCGCGAGGCGGACCGCGAGGGCATGGCGCGGATGGTCCGCGCCGGCTACGACCCGAAGGAGGCCCCCAAGGTCTTCGCGCTCCTGCAGTCGCAGTCGAAGGACGGCGGCAGCCTCGAGACGTTCTTCTTCGGGAGCCACCCGAAGCTCCAGGAGCGGATCGACACGACGACCGAGCTCCTCAGGACGAGCTACGCCGAGTCCGCGGCCGCGCCCAACACGCTGAAGGACAGCGAGGAGTTCGCCCTCCGGATGCGCACGGTCGTGCGCGAGAACGCCCTGCTCGACATCCGCGCCGGCCGCTTCAAGCTCGCCCAGGGCCAGCTCGACCGCGTGCTCGCGATCACGCCGAAGGACCCGGTGGCCCACCTCTATTTCGGCGACCTCTACCGCCTCCAGTCCCAGCGGGCCCGGAGCACCGAGGACCGCGCCGCCCTCGCCAGGCAGGCCCTCGACGCCTACGAGCGGTCCGCGCAGCTCGATCCCGCGTTCGCCGATCCCTTCCGCCAGCTCGGCTTCCTCTACTACCAGCAGAAGGAGAACGAGCGCGCGCGCGAGGCGTTCAAGCGCTACCTCGCCCTCAAGCCCGACGCGCCCGACGGCAAGCGGATCAAGGAGTACCTGCTCGAGCTCGAGCGCTAGCGTTCTGCCTGCGTAGCCGTGGCGATGCGGCGCGTGCGGCAGGGATCTCGGAACCACGCGGCAGCCGTGCGCACCACCGTATGCGGCTGGGCTCCATCCGAGCACGCGGCCTCCGACGCCAGTGGGCGGGAACGGGTCGCTCGACCCCTGCCGCACGCGCCCGTCGGCCCCGGCGCCGCGTGCCGGCGCCCTCTCAAATGACGCCGCAGATGTTCCGCTAGGCGCGCGCGCCCGCGCGCCAGCGACGGAAGCCCGCGCGCTCGAACCCGCGGTCGAAGGAGAGCGCCGCGGCGCAGCGGGTGGCCTCCATCACGGCGAAGCTCACCGCGTCCGTGTAGCTGATCGCCAGGTCGGCGAGCCGCTCAAGCCACACGCGCGCGGCGCGGTGGTGCTCGCCGGTCGCGAACTCGACCAGGGTGAGGGGGCTGGCCTCGAACCGGTCCAGCACGCGCAGCGCCGCCCGCGCGCCCACCCGTGTGCGGAGGACCCGGTGCACCTCCGCCACGATCAGGTTGGTCGTCAGGAGCCGGATCCGGCGCGCCGCGGCCTCGCGGAACATCGCGTCCGCCTCGGCGTGGCGCCGGTCGCGGGCGCTGACGAGCGCGATCCAGGCGCCGCTATCGACGAACAGCCGGTCGGGAGCGCCGCCGCTTCTGCGCGGGGTGGCGCGCTGCCGTGTCCGCAACGTAGGTCTCCTGGAGGTGGCGGCCGAACTGCTCGCTGACGTCGGGGGGCAGGGCGTCGATCATGCCGCTCAGGGCGAGCAGGGGGTCCTCCTCCGTCGAGCGGGTGAGGGCGCGGACGGCGGCGCGGATCGCCTGCGATTTGGTCCAGCCCCGCGCCCCGGCCCAGGTCTCGAGGCGCCCGAGGTCCCGCGCGTCGAGGTACACCTGTAAAGGCTTCTTCATGATACTCAAGGGTACATCATCATGATATCTGAGCGACACTTATCATGATGATTGTCAGCCCGCGCCCGCCCGGCGCCCCGGGAGCTCGGCCTTGAGGATCTTGCCCGTGGCGCTCCTCGGGAGGGAGGCGAGGATCGTCACCCGCCGCGGATACTTGAAGCCGGCGAGGCGCGCGCGGCAGTGGTCCACCAGCTCGTCGGGCCGGGCGCCGGCGCCCGGGCGGAGCGTCACGAAGGCG is drawn from Candidatus Methylomirabilota bacterium and contains these coding sequences:
- a CDS encoding transglutaminase-like domain-containing protein translates to MARVEHPALDPGPWLSRLDDLAARSGAGRARGPREKLDRLRTFLFEEEGFRGNAGDYYDPRNSCLNDVLERRLGIPITLSVVAMEVGRRVGLEVAGIGLPGHFVVGARVGGEIVLVDVFHGGRILDREDAETLVAGAVGRPVSLTDAHFARASKGQIVGRVLRNLKGIYAKRKDWARALAVIEGILAVEPGDRTHRSERDTVLAHLQRKLALLN
- a CDS encoding tetratricopeptide repeat protein, coding for MPKDRPGPVSRALAWALIVSLLAASCATRNVPPIGAGGKPFKPEADEVRLWAQAEKEEQALLKKVKAYDDPLLDEYLGRIGDRLLPDEVRAAGGPGLRFGVISDPTLNAFAMPNGRIYVHSGLLSRLDNEAQLSMILGHEMTHVDHRHALKFERDAMNKQILYTVLSVAASIGVAVAAGSRARSGDYVGAAVLSQTANAILGIGLQLAAIAAINGYGRDLEREADREGMARMVRAGYDPKEAPKVFALLQSQSKDGGSLETFFFGSHPKLQERIDTTTELLRTSYAESAAAPNTLKDSEEFALRMRTVVRENALLDIRAGRFKLAQGQLDRVLAITPKDPVAHLYFGDLYRLQSQRARSTEDRAALARQALDAYERSAQLDPAFADPFRQLGFLYYQQKENERAREAFKRYLALKPDAPDGKRIKEYLLELER
- a CDS encoding PIN domain-containing protein, with translation MRTRQRATPRRSGGAPDRLFVDSGAWIALVSARDRRHAEADAMFREAAARRIRLLTTNLIVAEVHRVLRTRVGARAALRVLDRFEASPLTLVEFATGEHHRAARVWLERLADLAISYTDAVSFAVMEATRCAAALSFDRGFERAGFRRWRAGARA